Proteins encoded within one genomic window of Ottowia sp. SB7-C50:
- a CDS encoding ATP-binding protein: MTENLARLIDKAERLMARIEAVLPQSLSSPDWSQSVAWRYRKRASGHGVLEPVRHVGSIALSDLKEIDAQKEKIERNTRQFVEGRPANNVLLTGARGTGKSSLIKACLNAYAPQGLRLIEVDKAELTDLPDIVDVVAGRPEKFIIYCDDLSFDEGEPGYKALKSILDGSVAASTPNVLVYATSNRRHLLPEYMKDNLSYTHTDDGEVHPGEVIEEKISLSERFGLWVSFYPFSQDEYLAIVAQWMSALGATPGQIEAAAPESLVWALERGSRSGRVAYQFARDYMGRA, encoded by the coding sequence ATGACTGAAAATCTTGCGCGCCTGATCGACAAGGCCGAGCGCCTGATGGCGCGCATTGAAGCGGTGCTGCCGCAATCGCTTTCGTCGCCCGACTGGTCGCAGTCGGTGGCGTGGCGCTACCGCAAGCGGGCCAGCGGCCACGGCGTGCTGGAACCGGTGCGCCACGTGGGCAGCATTGCGCTGTCCGACTTGAAGGAAATCGACGCGCAGAAGGAAAAGATCGAGCGTAACACGCGCCAGTTCGTTGAAGGCCGACCCGCCAACAACGTGCTGCTAACAGGCGCGCGCGGTACCGGCAAGTCGTCGCTCATCAAGGCCTGTCTGAACGCGTACGCGCCGCAGGGGCTGCGGCTGATCGAAGTCGACAAGGCTGAACTGACCGACCTGCCCGACATCGTGGACGTGGTGGCCGGCCGGCCCGAAAAATTCATCATCTACTGCGACGACCTGAGCTTTGACGAGGGCGAGCCGGGGTACAAGGCGCTCAAGAGCATTCTGGACGGCAGCGTGGCCGCCAGCACGCCCAATGTGCTGGTGTACGCCACCAGCAACCGCCGGCACCTGCTGCCCGAGTACATGAAGGACAACCTGAGCTACACGCACACCGACGATGGCGAGGTGCATCCCGGCGAGGTGATCGAAGAAAAGATTTCCTTGTCCGAGCGCTTCGGGCTGTGGGTCAGCTTCTACCCGTTCAGTCAGGACGAATATCTGGCCATCGTCGCGCAATGGATGAGCGCGCTGGGCGCCACGCCAGGGCAGATCGAAGCGGCGGCGCCCGAATCGCTGGTTTGGGCGCTGGAGCGCGGCTCGCGCTCGGGGCGCGTGGCGTATCAGTTTGCGCGCGACTACATGGGAAGGGCTTGA
- a CDS encoding DNA gyrase inhibitor YacG, translated as MSRPPAAPPADAARTVRCPACGGPSRFSPQNAYRPFCSERCKLHDLGAWASESFRVEVQEDDGAEDAQPPQLQ; from the coding sequence ATGAGCCGCCCGCCCGCCGCACCGCCCGCCGATGCCGCCCGCACCGTGCGCTGCCCGGCCTGTGGCGGACCGAGCCGCTTTTCGCCCCAGAACGCCTATCGCCCGTTTTGCAGCGAACGCTGCAAGCTGCACGACCTGGGCGCGTGGGCCAGCGAGAGTTTTCGCGTCGAAGTGCAGGAAGACGACGGCGCCGAAGACGCCCAGCCGCCGCAGCTGCAGTAA
- a CDS encoding type II secretion system F family protein: MATQVAGAKGVKEFVFEWEGKDRNGKVVRGETRAVGQNQVMATLRRQGIFVTKVKKRRMRSGRKIKPKDIAIFTRQLATMMKAGVPLLQSFDIVARGNPNPSVTKLLNEIRADVETGTSLSSAFRKYPMHFNSLYCNLVEAGEAAGILDSLLDRLATYMEKTEAIKSKIKSALMYPISVIVVAFVVVSVIMIFVIPSFKEVFTSFGADLPAPTLFVIAVSEFFVNWWWLIFGVIGFGFYFFMQSWKRSEKMQMFMDRLLLKVPIFGALIEKAVVARWTRTLATMFAAGVPLVESLDSVGGAAGNAVYRQATDKIQREVATGSSLTAAMTNANVFPSMVLQMTAIGEESGALDHMLGKAADFYEAEVDEMVAGLSSLMEPIIIVVLGTIIGGIVVSMYLPIFKLGQVI, translated from the coding sequence ATGGCAACTCAAGTCGCGGGCGCCAAAGGCGTCAAGGAATTCGTCTTCGAGTGGGAAGGCAAGGACCGCAACGGCAAGGTCGTCCGTGGCGAAACACGCGCCGTGGGCCAAAACCAGGTCATGGCGACGCTGCGGCGGCAGGGCATATTCGTCACCAAGGTGAAGAAACGCCGCATGCGCTCGGGCCGGAAGATCAAGCCCAAGGACATTGCGATCTTCACCCGGCAACTGGCCACCATGATGAAGGCGGGCGTTCCGCTGCTGCAATCCTTTGACATCGTGGCCCGCGGCAACCCCAACCCCAGCGTCACCAAGCTGTTGAACGAAATCCGCGCCGATGTGGAAACGGGTACTTCGCTGTCCTCGGCCTTTCGCAAGTACCCGATGCATTTCAACAGCCTGTACTGCAATCTGGTCGAGGCTGGCGAAGCCGCAGGCATCCTGGACAGCCTGCTCGACCGGCTGGCCACCTACATGGAAAAGACGGAGGCGATCAAGTCAAAGATCAAGTCCGCCCTGATGTATCCAATCTCGGTGATCGTGGTGGCCTTCGTCGTGGTGTCGGTGATCATGATCTTCGTGATTCCGTCGTTCAAGGAAGTATTCACGTCTTTTGGTGCCGACTTGCCTGCGCCCACGTTGTTCGTCATCGCCGTCAGCGAGTTCTTCGTCAACTGGTGGTGGCTGATCTTCGGCGTAATCGGTTTCGGCTTCTACTTCTTCATGCAGTCCTGGAAGCGCAGCGAGAAGATGCAGATGTTCATGGACCGCCTGCTGCTGAAAGTGCCGATCTTCGGCGCGCTCATTGAAAAGGCGGTGGTGGCACGCTGGACGCGCACGCTGGCCACCATGTTCGCCGCCGGGGTACCGCTCGTCGAATCGCTCGACTCGGTGGGCGGCGCTGCAGGCAACGCGGTGTATCGCCAGGCCACCGACAAGATCCAGCGCGAAGTCGCCACCGGCTCGAGCCTGACCGCCGCCATGACCAACGCCAACGTCTTTCCCAGCATGGTGCTGCAAATGACCGCCATTGGCGAGGAATCCGGCGCGTTGGACCACATGCTGGGCAAGGCGGCTGACTTCTACGAGGCCGAAGTCGACGAGATGGTGGCGGGTCTGTCGAGCCTGATGGAGCCGATCATCATCGTGGTGCTGGGCACCATCATCGGCGGCATCGTGGTGTCGATGTACCTGCCGATCTTCAAGCTCGGCCAGGTGATCTGA
- a CDS encoding A24 family peptidase: MSEGVVLAAMGGVLGLIVGSFLNVVIYRLPKMMERQWAADCAEMTGQPLAEQERFNLLVPRSRCQACGHPIRWYENIPALSYLFLRGQCSACGVRISPRYPLVELVTGLLFAWCVWRWGATGTAVAWCGFSAALVALTLIDWDTTLLPDSMTLPLVWAGLIAAALGLTGVPLADAVWGAVAGYLSLWLVYWGFKLLTGKEGMGFGDFKLFAALGAWFGWAALVPIILMASVIGALVGIGMKLTGSLREGGVVPFGPFLALAGLTAMVFGPASILRVVGL; encoded by the coding sequence ATGTCGGAGGGCGTGGTGCTGGCCGCGATGGGCGGCGTGTTGGGCCTGATTGTCGGCAGCTTTCTCAACGTCGTGATCTACCGCCTGCCGAAGATGATGGAGCGCCAGTGGGCGGCCGATTGCGCCGAAATGACGGGCCAGCCGCTGGCCGAGCAGGAGCGATTCAACCTGCTCGTGCCACGTTCGCGCTGCCAGGCCTGCGGCCACCCCATCCGCTGGTACGAGAACATCCCTGCGCTCAGCTACCTGTTCCTGCGCGGCCAATGCTCGGCCTGCGGCGTGCGTATCAGCCCGCGCTACCCCTTGGTCGAACTGGTCACGGGACTGCTGTTTGCGTGGTGCGTCTGGCGCTGGGGCGCCACCGGGACGGCTGTGGCCTGGTGCGGCTTTTCGGCGGCACTGGTCGCGCTCACGCTGATCGACTGGGACACCACGCTGCTGCCCGACAGCATGACATTGCCGCTGGTGTGGGCCGGTCTGATCGCCGCCGCGCTGGGCCTCACGGGCGTGCCGCTGGCCGACGCGGTGTGGGGCGCCGTGGCGGGCTATCTGTCGCTGTGGCTGGTCTATTGGGGTTTCAAGCTGCTAACGGGCAAGGAAGGCATGGGTTTTGGCGACTTCAAGCTGTTCGCCGCACTGGGCGCCTGGTTTGGCTGGGCGGCGCTGGTACCCATCATCCTGATGGCGTCGGTCATCGGCGCCCTGGTCGGCATCGGCATGAAGCTGACCGGCTCGTTGCGCGAAGGCGGCGTGGTGCCGTTCGGTCCGTTCCTCGCCCTGGCGGGCCTGACCGCCATGGTGTTCGGGCCCGCATCCATCCTGCGCGTGGTGGGGCTCTGA
- the zapD gene encoding cell division protein ZapD has protein sequence MILYEYPFNERVRTYLRLEHLFDRLGQLMAGDGAVDHHFALITMFEVMDVSGRADLKSDVLKDLERQRTHMAAFRGNPAISEASLDSFLGRVDDAFQHLSQQLGKPGHEMTDNEWLMGIRSRAVIPAGTCSFDLPAYHAWQHRPPADRRADLQGWAGSLAPMANAVALLLQILRDSGRPQKVMASAGQFQQTLPQNRAFQLLRLRIDESMQLVPEISGNRLVASVRLMRQDTDGKLQLAREDAPFELALCA, from the coding sequence TTGATCCTGTACGAGTACCCCTTCAACGAACGCGTCCGCACCTACCTGCGGCTTGAGCACCTGTTCGACCGGCTGGGCCAGCTGATGGCCGGCGATGGCGCGGTCGACCACCACTTCGCACTCATCACCATGTTCGAGGTGATGGACGTCTCCGGCCGCGCCGACCTGAAGTCGGACGTACTCAAGGACCTGGAGCGGCAGCGCACGCACATGGCGGCGTTTCGCGGCAATCCGGCCATCTCTGAAGCCTCGCTGGACTCCTTTCTGGGCCGCGTGGACGACGCCTTCCAGCACCTCAGCCAGCAACTGGGCAAGCCCGGGCACGAGATGACCGACAACGAGTGGCTGATGGGCATCCGCAGCCGCGCCGTCATTCCCGCCGGCACCTGCAGCTTCGATCTGCCCGCCTACCACGCGTGGCAGCACCGGCCACCCGCCGATCGCCGTGCCGACCTGCAGGGCTGGGCCGGCTCGCTCGCGCCCATGGCCAACGCCGTGGCGCTGCTGCTGCAGATCCTGCGCGATTCCGGCCGCCCGCAGAAGGTGATGGCGAGTGCGGGCCAGTTCCAGCAGACGCTGCCGCAGAACCGCGCGTTCCAGCTGCTGCGCCTGCGCATCGACGAATCGATGCAGCTGGTGCCCGAAATCAGCGGCAACCGGCTGGTGGCGTCGGTGCGGCTGATGCGCCAGGACACCGATGGCAAGCTGCAACTGGCGCGTGAAGACGCGCCCTTCGAACTGGCCCTTTGCGCATGA
- the coaE gene encoding dephospho-CoA kinase (Dephospho-CoA kinase (CoaE) performs the final step in coenzyme A biosynthesis.), with translation MAALLGLTGGIGSGKSTVAQALSERGAAVIDADAISRAMTAVRGPALPAIAEAFGPAMIGADGALDRAAMREQVFHDDGARRRLEAIIHPLVAAETDRQMHAAIDAGRALLVFDVPLLVESGARWRGKVDRVLVVDCEPETQIKRVMARNGLPRGQVEQILGAQATRAQRLAAADAVLFNGAGVSLDQLRANAHEVAAAFGL, from the coding sequence ATGGCAGCCTTGCTGGGTCTGACAGGCGGTATCGGCAGCGGCAAGAGCACCGTGGCGCAGGCGCTGTCCGAGCGCGGGGCCGCGGTGATCGACGCCGACGCCATTTCGCGCGCCATGACGGCCGTGCGCGGGCCTGCGCTGCCAGCCATCGCGGAGGCGTTCGGCCCCGCGATGATCGGTGCCGATGGCGCGCTCGACCGCGCGGCGATGCGCGAGCAGGTTTTCCACGACGACGGCGCGCGGCGCCGGCTCGAGGCCATCATCCACCCCCTGGTCGCCGCCGAAACCGACCGCCAGATGCACGCGGCCATCGACGCCGGCCGTGCGCTGCTGGTGTTCGACGTGCCCTTGCTGGTCGAATCGGGCGCGCGCTGGCGGGGCAAGGTCGACCGCGTGCTGGTGGTCGACTGCGAGCCCGAGACGCAGATCAAGCGCGTGATGGCGCGCAACGGCTTGCCGCGCGGCCAGGTCGAACAGATCCTGGGCGCCCAGGCCACGCGTGCCCAGCGCCTGGCGGCGGCCGACGCCGTGCTGTTCAACGGCGCGGGCGTCTCGCTGGACCAACTGCGCGCCAATGCGCACGAAGTGGCCGCAGCCTTCGGGCTATGA
- the pilB gene encoding type IV-A pilus assembly ATPase PilB, protein MAGKISRDMADEVYRRAKTANRSFISELTGSGVVSAFDVAHVMSQTFSAPLLDVDALDLHRLPTDLLNPTLAATSRILALSKRGSRLIVVTADPSDQDAAEKIKFATQMTVDWVIGEFDKLSRLIDVCSGAVTETLGQVSEVNFEFDEASLNVDTPTEEVDILQSQVEDAPIVRFLHKVLVEAFRLRASDIHFEPYEHQYRVRFRIDGELREVVAPPIAIKEKLASRIKVMSRLDIAEKRLPQDGRMKLRIGPDKVIDFRVSTLPTLFGEKIVIRLLDPTSASVGIDALGYEPEEKERLLKAIARPYGMVLVTGPTGSGKTVSLYTCLHLLNKPGVNIATAEDPSEIYLPGVNQVNVNERAGLTFATALRAFLRQDPDIIMVGEIRDLETADIAIKAAQTGHLVLSTLHTNDAPTTLTRMRNMGIAPFNIASSVILITAQRLARRLCMQCKAPANIPRETLLEAGFGEQDLDGSWTPYKPVGCAACNNGYKGRVGIYQVMPISEQIQRIILDDGNAIEIAQQARREGVRSLRESGLHKVKLGVTSLEEVLAVTND, encoded by the coding sequence ATGGCTGGCAAGATCAGCCGGGACATGGCGGACGAGGTCTATCGTCGGGCTAAAACGGCCAATCGCAGTTTTATTTCTGAGTTGACCGGCTCAGGCGTGGTGTCGGCTTTCGATGTGGCACATGTTATGTCACAGACCTTTTCGGCTCCGCTGCTGGACGTCGATGCACTCGACCTCCACCGACTGCCTACCGATCTACTCAATCCCACGTTGGCGGCAACTTCCCGCATCTTGGCGCTCAGCAAGCGCGGAAGCCGCCTGATCGTGGTAACGGCTGACCCGTCTGACCAAGATGCTGCGGAGAAGATCAAATTTGCGACGCAGATGACCGTCGACTGGGTCATCGGCGAATTTGACAAACTGTCGCGTCTGATCGACGTGTGCTCCGGGGCTGTGACCGAAACGCTGGGCCAAGTCAGCGAAGTAAATTTCGAGTTCGACGAAGCGTCGCTCAATGTGGATACGCCGACGGAGGAAGTCGATATCCTTCAGTCGCAGGTAGAAGACGCGCCCATTGTGCGGTTTCTGCACAAGGTGCTGGTCGAAGCGTTTAGATTGCGTGCGTCGGATATCCACTTCGAGCCTTACGAACACCAGTATCGGGTGCGATTTCGCATTGATGGTGAGTTGAGGGAAGTCGTGGCGCCGCCGATAGCCATCAAGGAAAAGTTGGCCTCGCGCATCAAGGTGATGTCACGTCTGGATATCGCAGAAAAGCGCCTCCCGCAGGACGGCCGCATGAAGCTGCGGATCGGGCCGGACAAGGTGATCGACTTCCGCGTCAGCACCCTGCCCACGCTGTTTGGCGAAAAAATCGTGATCCGCCTGCTCGATCCGACCAGCGCCAGTGTCGGCATCGATGCACTGGGCTACGAACCCGAGGAAAAAGAGCGGTTGCTCAAGGCCATCGCGCGCCCTTACGGCATGGTGCTGGTCACCGGTCCGACGGGCTCGGGCAAGACGGTGTCGCTCTACACCTGCCTTCACCTGCTCAACAAGCCGGGCGTCAACATCGCCACGGCCGAGGACCCGTCCGAGATCTACCTGCCAGGCGTCAACCAGGTCAACGTCAATGAAAGGGCCGGCCTCACCTTCGCCACGGCACTGAGGGCGTTCTTGCGCCAGGATCCGGACATCATCATGGTCGGCGAGATCCGTGACCTGGAAACAGCGGACATCGCCATCAAGGCGGCGCAGACAGGGCACCTGGTGCTGTCCACCCTGCACACCAACGACGCCCCGACCACGTTGACTCGCATGCGCAACATGGGCATCGCGCCGTTCAACATTGCGTCCAGCGTGATCCTCATCACGGCCCAGCGGCTGGCACGCCGGCTGTGCATGCAGTGCAAGGCGCCGGCGAACATCCCGCGCGAGACGCTGCTCGAAGCCGGCTTTGGCGAGCAGGATCTCGACGGCAGTTGGACGCCCTACAAGCCGGTGGGCTGCGCCGCGTGCAACAACGGCTACAAGGGGCGTGTCGGCATTTACCAGGTCATGCCGATCAGCGAGCAGATCCAGCGCATCATCCTGGACGATGGCAATGCGATCGAGATCGCCCAGCAGGCGCGGCGCGAAGGCGTACGCTCGCTGCGCGAATCGGGCTTGCACAAGGTGAAGCTGGGCGTCACGTCGCTCGAAGAAGTGCTGGCCGTGACCAACGATTGA
- the argJ gene encoding bifunctional glutamate N-acetyltransferase/amino-acid acetyltransferase ArgJ — translation MPVNLQAPDPTQLHPVAGVRIGVAEAGVRKAHRKDLTVFLLDEGASVGGVFTRNRFCAAPVQICRERLAGGAPIRALVVNTGNANAGTGEDGLARARQTCDALAGLLKLDAAQVLPFSTGVIMEPLPVDRIVAGLPAAIADAQPAHWARAAEGIMTTDTVPKAASAKAMVGGAEITVTGISKGAGMIRPNMATMLGFLATDARIDPSLMNQLALELADGSFNRVTIDGDTSTNDSFVVIATQQAANAPVTSLASPDGQALKAAMLGVARQLAQAIVRDGEGATKFITIQVDGGKTAAECRQVAYAIAHSPLVKTAFFASDPNLGRILAAVGYAGIDDLDQTRIDLHLDDVHVAVQGGRNPAYREEDGQRVMKQSEITVRVNLGRGSASDTVWTCDLSHDYVSINADYRS, via the coding sequence ATGCCCGTGAACCTGCAGGCCCCCGATCCCACGCAACTGCACCCTGTCGCCGGTGTCCGCATCGGCGTGGCCGAAGCGGGTGTGCGCAAGGCCCACCGCAAGGACCTGACGGTGTTCCTGCTGGACGAAGGCGCCAGCGTCGGCGGCGTGTTCACGCGCAATCGCTTTTGCGCCGCGCCGGTGCAAATCTGCCGCGAGCGGCTGGCAGGTGGCGCGCCGATTCGCGCGCTGGTGGTGAACACCGGCAACGCCAACGCCGGCACGGGTGAAGACGGCCTGGCCCGCGCACGCCAGACCTGCGATGCGCTGGCGGGGCTGCTCAAGCTCGACGCCGCCCAGGTGTTGCCGTTCTCGACCGGCGTAATCATGGAGCCGCTGCCCGTCGACCGCATCGTCGCCGGCCTGCCCGCCGCCATCGCCGACGCGCAGCCCGCCCACTGGGCGCGCGCTGCCGAAGGCATCATGACCACCGACACCGTGCCCAAGGCCGCCAGCGCCAAGGCGATGGTGGGTGGCGCCGAAATTACGGTCACCGGCATCAGCAAGGGCGCGGGCATGATCCGCCCCAACATGGCGACGATGCTGGGCTTCCTGGCGACCGACGCGCGCATCGATCCGTCGCTGATGAACCAATTGGCGCTGGAGCTGGCGGATGGCTCGTTCAACCGCGTCACCATCGACGGCGACACCTCGACCAACGACTCGTTTGTCGTCATCGCCACGCAGCAGGCCGCCAATGCACCCGTCACCTCGCTCGCCTCGCCCGACGGCCAGGCGCTGAAGGCGGCGATGCTGGGCGTGGCACGCCAGCTGGCGCAGGCCATCGTGCGCGACGGTGAAGGGGCAACCAAGTTCATCACCATCCAGGTCGACGGCGGCAAGACCGCCGCCGAATGCCGCCAGGTGGCCTACGCCATTGCGCATTCGCCGCTGGTCAAGACGGCGTTCTTCGCCAGCGACCCGAACCTGGGCCGCATCCTGGCGGCGGTGGGCTATGCCGGCATCGACGACCTGGACCAGACCCGGATCGACCTGCACCTGGACGACGTGCACGTGGCGGTGCAGGGCGGGCGCAACCCGGCTTACCGCGAGGAGGACGGGCAGCGCGTGATGAAGCAGTCCGAGATCACCGTGCGCGTGAACCTGGGCCGCGGCAGCGCCAGCGACACGGTGTGGACCTGCGACCTGAGCCACGATTACGTCAGCATCAACGCCGATTACAGATCGTGA
- a CDS encoding NUDIX domain-containing protein: MKGILTADGHVQREMAGDRPVVDVAVGVLIMADGRFLLTSRPQGKVYAGYWEFPGGKLEPGEGVEQALARELHEELGIELSLPGVQRWREQVVDYPHALVRLHFCKVRAWRGALQMREGQSFVWSGLPVEVAPVLPGALPVLDWLREEAVP, encoded by the coding sequence ATGAAGGGCATTCTTACCGCCGATGGGCATGTGCAGCGCGAGATGGCGGGCGATCGGCCGGTGGTCGATGTGGCGGTGGGCGTGCTGATCATGGCGGACGGGCGCTTTCTGCTGACTTCGCGGCCGCAGGGCAAGGTGTATGCGGGCTACTGGGAGTTTCCCGGCGGCAAGCTGGAGCCGGGCGAGGGCGTGGAGCAGGCGCTGGCGCGCGAGTTGCACGAGGAGCTGGGGATCGAGCTTTCGCTGCCCGGCGTCCAGCGCTGGCGCGAGCAGGTGGTGGATTACCCCCACGCGCTGGTGCGGCTGCATTTCTGCAAGGTGCGGGCATGGCGCGGCGCGCTGCAGATGCGCGAGGGCCAGTCCTTCGTCTGGTCGGGGCTGCCGGTGGAGGTGGCGCCCGTGCTGCCCGGCGCCTTGCCGGTGCTCGACTGGCTGCGCGAAGAGGCAGTGCCCTAG